One window of the Polypterus senegalus isolate Bchr_013 chromosome 18, ASM1683550v1, whole genome shotgun sequence genome contains the following:
- the LOC120518416 gene encoding serine/threonine-protein kinase pim-1-like: MHIFSEQSSTTTPADEESAPKHEQRSEEVKAGSSSCEEGTSQSSKTDKEEEEEDKVDNNLLVPSASSDQGFVYVDEKYQIGEQLANGGLGTIFEGIRKSDKQRVALKVVEKNGETMILPDEPDPIPLEVGLMKLVSRNPACPHVIQLLDWCETDTHVVLVLERPELCQNLHTFIKQRGRIGEPLARHFCYQLVKALQHCESREVFHRDVKPSNILVLLTTNDIKLIDFGCGDLHEETAYEEFCGTKAYAPPECLKNHGYYSTPTTVWTLGLTLAFIVSGHLPFEPGKNECIFIPSHVSQELQDLLCWCLCYEPEDRPGLEEILLHPWMNEK, encoded by the exons ATGCATATCTTCAGTGAGCAGAGCAGCACCACCACCCCTGCTGATGAAg AAAGCGCGCCTAAGCACGAGCAGAGGAGCGAAGAGGTGAAAGCAGGAAGTTCTTCTTGTGAGGAAG GTACGTCTCAGTCATCAAAAACtgacaaggaggaggaggaggaggataaggTGGACAACAACTTGCTGGTGCCCTCTGCTTCTTCAGACCaag GATTTGTATATGTTGATGAAAAATATCAGATTGGAGAGCAGCTAGCCAATGGGGGCCTAGGAACCATCTTTGAAGGCATCAGAAAATCTGACAAGCAGCGG gttgcattaaaagttgttgaaaagAATGGTGAAACTATGATACTG CCTGATGAACCAGACCCCATCCCACTTGAAGTAGGACTGATGAAGCTCGTCTCCAGGAACCCAGCATGCCCTCACGTCATCCAGTTGCTAGACTGGTGTGAAACAGACACCCATGTGGTCCTTGTGCTGGAGAGGCCTGAGCTGTGCCAGAACCTGCACACGTTTATCAAGCAGCGGGGCAGAATTGGGGAGCCCCTCGCGCGTCACTTCTGCTATCAGCTTGTCAAAGCCCTTCAGCACTGCGAGTCTCGGGAAGTATTTCACAGAGATGTTAAGCCGTCAAACATACTGGTTCTGTTGACTACCAATGAtataaaattaattgattttgGGTGTGGTGACCTGCATGAAGAAACTGCTTATGAAGAGTTTTGTG GCACAAAAGCATATGCACCACCTGAATGCCTGAAGAATCATGGGTACTACTCCACCCCAACAACTGTCTGGACCTTGGGTTTGACTCTTGCCTTCATTGTGAGTGGCCACTTGCCTTTCGAGCCAGGAAAGAATGAATGTATTTTCATTCCCAGTCATGTTTCCCAAG AGCTGCAGGATCTTCTTTGTTGGTGTCTTTGCTACGAACCCGAGGATAGGCCAGGGCTAGAGGAAATCCTCCTGCATCCCTGGATGAATGAAAAGTGA